A single genomic interval of Arthrobacter sp. NicSoilB8 harbors:
- a CDS encoding pyridoxamine 5'-phosphate oxidase family protein has product MSETFRQLLRALPDFPERLPDFDPATAPADPAELFRLWLAEALDAGVPQPNACSLATADGHGRPSSRMLILKDIDAEGWHFATSRDSRKGHELAANPHAALNFFWQQQGRQVRVAGAVVELSAEASAADWHARPGADGSENPGWQLYAVRPREIEFWQARHDRRHIRHRYTPANQGPFS; this is encoded by the coding sequence ATGAGCGAAACGTTCCGCCAGTTGCTGCGTGCCCTGCCCGATTTCCCCGAGCGCCTCCCGGACTTTGACCCGGCCACGGCCCCCGCGGACCCTGCGGAACTCTTCCGGCTGTGGCTCGCCGAAGCCCTGGACGCCGGAGTACCGCAGCCCAACGCCTGCAGCCTGGCCACGGCCGACGGGCACGGCCGGCCGTCGTCACGGATGCTGATCCTCAAGGACATCGACGCCGAGGGCTGGCATTTCGCCACGTCCCGGGATTCCCGCAAGGGACACGAGCTCGCGGCCAACCCGCACGCCGCACTGAATTTCTTCTGGCAGCAGCAGGGACGCCAGGTCCGGGTGGCCGGGGCCGTCGTGGAGTTGTCCGCCGAGGCCTCGGCCGCGGACTGGCATGCGCGGCCCGGCGCGGACGGCAGCGAGAACCCCGGCTGGCAGCTTTACGCGGTGCGTCCGCGGGAGATCGAATTCTGGCAGGCACGGCATGACCGACGGCACATCCGGCACCGCTACACCCCCGCTAATCAGGGTCCGTTCAGTTAA
- a CDS encoding maleylpyruvate isomerase family mycothiol-dependent enzyme, with protein MTAITPEKLRDELHRAADAVAAITASFSEEDIKAPSELPGWTRGHVLAHICGIATAMARQLEFAARGETIELYDGGYDGRTRAIDMAAGHSLAEHRADLEASLERALRAFDSLDESGWRVPISYRGGVVFDGGLALWRELVIHATDLGTGRGPETWSRPFCEHLFDFLSARVPDGQRFVLQPLGLPGRGIGSGGRSTVISGMITDIAAWLAGRTPTLGSLRATAAADGVDLPELLPWPAGVPVNN; from the coding sequence ATGACCGCAATCACACCAGAGAAGCTCCGGGACGAACTGCACCGGGCCGCCGACGCCGTGGCCGCGATTACTGCCTCGTTCTCGGAAGAGGACATCAAGGCGCCGTCGGAACTGCCCGGCTGGACCCGCGGGCACGTGCTGGCCCACATCTGCGGCATCGCCACCGCAATGGCCCGCCAGCTCGAATTTGCGGCCCGCGGTGAGACCATTGAGCTCTACGACGGCGGCTATGACGGCCGCACCCGCGCCATCGACATGGCTGCCGGCCACAGCCTCGCGGAACACCGGGCAGACCTCGAAGCATCGTTGGAAAGGGCGCTGCGTGCCTTCGACTCCCTCGATGAGTCGGGCTGGCGCGTGCCCATCAGCTACCGCGGAGGAGTCGTGTTCGACGGCGGCCTGGCGCTGTGGCGCGAACTCGTGATCCATGCCACCGACCTCGGCACCGGCCGCGGACCGGAGACCTGGAGCCGGCCCTTCTGCGAGCATCTTTTCGATTTCCTCTCCGCACGGGTGCCGGACGGCCAGCGGTTTGTGCTCCAGCCGCTGGGCCTGCCCGGCCGGGGAATCGGAAGCGGAGGGCGTTCCACCGTTATCAGCGGCATGATCACCGATATCGCCGCCTGGCTCGCCGGGCGCACGCCCACCCTCGGGAGCCTGCGCGCCACGGCAGCGGCCGACGGCGTCGACCTCCCGGAACTGCTGCCCTGGCCTGCCGGAGTGCCCGTCAACAACTAG
- a CDS encoding methylated-DNA--[protein]-cysteine S-methyltransferase, with translation MKAQLLTMSTPDGPFTIIARDGSVLSSGWTAVPGELTGQIHADLLPAEFETVTGLGAISDAVEAFYSGDPEPAMGVAVLQKSGPFRSHAWDVLRTVAPGRPVTYTEYAELSGNAKAVRAAASACAFNAAALFVPCHRVIRTDGTLGGFRWGLAVKGSLLDRERELALAAARP, from the coding sequence ATGAAAGCCCAGTTGTTGACCATGTCCACCCCGGACGGTCCCTTCACCATCATTGCCCGTGACGGTTCCGTGCTCTCATCGGGCTGGACCGCCGTCCCGGGCGAGCTGACCGGGCAGATCCACGCGGACCTGCTGCCGGCCGAATTCGAAACGGTCACCGGCCTCGGCGCCATCTCCGACGCGGTCGAGGCGTTCTACTCCGGTGATCCGGAACCGGCCATGGGGGTGGCCGTGCTGCAAAAATCCGGCCCCTTCCGCAGCCACGCTTGGGACGTGCTCCGCACGGTCGCGCCGGGGCGCCCCGTGACCTACACGGAGTATGCGGAACTCTCCGGCAACGCCAAGGCCGTCCGCGCGGCAGCCAGTGCCTGCGCCTTCAACGCGGCGGCCCTTTTCGTGCCATGCCACCGGGTCATCCGCACCGACGGGACGCTGGGCGGCTTCCGCTGGGGGCTGGCCGTCAAAGGCAGCCTGCTCGACCGGGAACGCGAACTCGCCCTCGCCGCGGCGCGGCCCTAG
- a CDS encoding AlkA N-terminal domain-containing protein: protein MDFWQRYRAIDARDTRFDGQFYTAVRTTGIYCRPSCPARTPKADNVTFYETSAAAHDAGYRACKRCLPEAVPGTPAWNVRSDIAGRAMRLINDGVINRDGVEGLASRLGYSSRQLNRILSHELGAGPLSLARASRAQTARTLLVSTAMKVSDIAFAAGFSSVRQFNETIGEVFAMTPSALRATARHHRAPAATTALTLNLPYREPFDPGVFDFLAVRAIPGIEEGTSTSYARTLRLTHGDARFRVDYDAGTAGRPLALTIGAVDLRDLAALLSRVRRLLDLDADPVAIDAALAADPRLAAAVARTPGMRMPGAVDPQELLIRAMIGQQITVAAARTALAQLSAAGSESLVPDDGLHRLFPTAAQIAETGFELLRGPKRRIDAVRGAAAAMATGDLDFGYGDDLRGLEAKLLPLAGVGPWTVGYVAMRVIGAPDVFLANDAAVRNGIRSLTQAPDGAALTPDFREVSPWRSYATMHLWRAAAAAQAAARTPSLTPTQAPKKAPKKAPIKTPKKATP, encoded by the coding sequence ATGGACTTCTGGCAGCGCTACCGGGCAATCGACGCCCGCGACACCCGTTTCGACGGGCAGTTCTATACCGCTGTCCGGACCACCGGCATTTACTGCCGGCCCTCATGCCCCGCCCGGACGCCCAAGGCGGACAACGTCACGTTCTACGAAACCTCCGCCGCCGCGCACGACGCCGGCTACCGGGCTTGCAAGCGCTGCCTGCCGGAGGCCGTCCCCGGAACGCCGGCCTGGAACGTGCGATCGGACATCGCCGGCCGCGCCATGCGGCTGATCAACGACGGCGTGATTAACCGCGACGGTGTCGAGGGGCTGGCGTCCCGGCTGGGCTACTCCTCGCGCCAGCTCAACCGGATCCTGAGCCACGAACTCGGTGCCGGTCCGCTGTCCCTGGCGCGGGCGAGCCGGGCCCAGACCGCCCGGACCCTGCTGGTCTCCACCGCAATGAAGGTCTCGGACATCGCCTTCGCCGCAGGTTTCAGCAGCGTGCGCCAGTTCAACGAGACCATCGGCGAGGTCTTTGCCATGACGCCCTCCGCGCTGCGGGCCACGGCCCGGCATCACCGCGCTCCTGCGGCGACCACGGCGCTCACCCTCAACCTGCCGTACCGGGAACCATTCGATCCCGGCGTGTTCGACTTCCTGGCCGTCCGGGCCATCCCCGGGATCGAGGAAGGCACGTCCACTTCGTACGCCCGGACCCTGAGGCTGACCCACGGCGATGCCCGGTTCCGCGTGGATTACGACGCCGGCACGGCCGGGCGTCCGCTGGCGCTGACCATCGGGGCTGTGGACCTGAGGGACCTGGCAGCCCTGCTGAGCAGGGTCCGGCGCCTGCTGGACCTCGACGCCGACCCCGTCGCCATCGATGCCGCCCTCGCCGCCGATCCCCGCCTCGCCGCAGCGGTGGCACGCACGCCGGGCATGCGGATGCCCGGCGCCGTTGATCCGCAGGAGCTGTTGATCCGGGCCATGATTGGCCAGCAGATCACGGTGGCCGCCGCGCGGACCGCCCTGGCCCAGCTTTCCGCGGCCGGCAGCGAGAGCCTGGTCCCCGACGACGGCCTCCACCGGCTGTTTCCGACGGCGGCGCAGATCGCGGAGACCGGCTTCGAACTGCTCCGCGGCCCGAAGCGGCGGATTGATGCCGTCCGCGGCGCCGCGGCGGCGATGGCCACCGGGGACCTGGACTTCGGCTACGGCGATGACCTGCGGGGCCTGGAGGCAAAGCTCCTGCCGCTGGCCGGCGTCGGGCCGTGGACCGTGGGCTACGTCGCGATGCGGGTCATCGGCGCCCCGGACGTGTTCCTGGCCAACGACGCCGCGGTCCGCAACGGCATCCGGTCGCTGACCCAAGCACCGGACGGCGCCGCCCTGACCCCCGATTTCCGTGAAGTCAGCCCTTGGCGCTCCTATGCCACGATGCACCTTTGGCGCGCGGCGGCGGCTGCCCAGGCCGCGGCGCGCACGCCATCCCTCACTCCGACACAGGCTCCTAAAAAGGCTCCTAAAAAGGCTCCGATAAAGACTCCGAAGAAAGCGACACCATGA
- a CDS encoding DNA-3-methyladenine glycosylase, with translation MTPSARPAPSGATPGAESGTLSGPESGTAASLRELLSADARHVAPLLLGAVLTHAGRDGSVSVRITEVEAYLGPHDSLHPDPGSHTFRGQTARNAPMFGPAGHLYVYFTYGMHHCANIVCGPDGVASAVLLRAGEVVAGQELARARRPASKSDNDLASGPARLATALGLTTADSGRDALAAPFRLELPANLPDTSGAGISSGPRVGVSGAGGSHDYPWRFWLTGDPTVSRYKAAKQAPAGKAPNTTKAPKTAKAPDAGKALDTGGT, from the coding sequence ATGACTCCCAGCGCGCGTCCTGCCCCGTCTGGCGCCACCCCGGGCGCGGAGTCAGGCACACTATCAGGCCCGGAATCAGGCACGGCAGCGTCGCTCCGGGAGCTGCTCTCGGCGGATGCCCGGCACGTGGCGCCGCTGCTTCTCGGGGCTGTGCTGACGCACGCCGGGCGCGACGGCTCCGTCTCCGTGCGGATCACCGAAGTGGAGGCGTACCTGGGTCCGCACGATTCTCTGCACCCTGACCCCGGCTCCCACACCTTCCGCGGCCAGACGGCCCGGAATGCGCCGATGTTCGGACCGGCCGGCCATCTCTATGTCTATTTCACCTACGGGATGCACCACTGTGCCAACATCGTCTGCGGGCCCGACGGCGTGGCGTCGGCGGTGCTGCTGCGGGCCGGCGAAGTGGTTGCCGGACAGGAGCTGGCCAGGGCGAGGCGCCCGGCGTCGAAATCCGACAACGACCTGGCGAGCGGGCCTGCCCGGCTTGCCACTGCGCTGGGGCTGACGACGGCGGACAGCGGACGGGATGCCCTCGCCGCGCCGTTCCGGCTGGAACTGCCCGCAAACCTGCCCGACACGTCCGGCGCGGGCATCAGCTCGGGTCCGCGCGTCGGCGTCTCCGGCGCTGGCGGCAGCCACGACTACCCCTGGCGGTTCTGGCTGACCGGCGACCCGACCGTCTCCCGCTACAAGGCGGCCAAGCAGGCACCCGCGGGAAAGGCGCCAAACACGACAAAGGCACCAAAAACGGCAAAGGCGCCAGATGCGGGAAAGGCGCTAGACACCGGCGGTACGTAG
- a CDS encoding GNAT family protein, which yields MRHEIVLTGHGVRLVPLAPEHAAGLFDFVDPGMWAGLAAPLPVTSGELAALFQSRLDEPATIPFAVTDGRTGALLGTTSFRDYVPSQQRLEIGGTFYGRQFWGSHVNPASKHMLLAYAYQELGIQRVAFRCDARNTRSATAIQRLGARFEGVLRGHRAAPDGGRADTAVFSILADEWPQVREDLRRRLAPFAVGADRAFGTFAA from the coding sequence ATGCGACACGAAATCGTCCTCACCGGCCATGGGGTCCGCCTGGTTCCCCTCGCCCCGGAGCATGCGGCCGGTCTCTTTGATTTCGTGGATCCCGGCATGTGGGCAGGCCTGGCGGCACCGCTACCCGTGACCAGCGGCGAACTGGCCGCGCTCTTCCAGTCCAGGCTGGACGAACCCGCCACTATCCCTTTCGCCGTAACAGACGGACGCACCGGCGCCCTCCTCGGCACGACATCCTTCCGTGACTATGTCCCGTCGCAACAGCGGCTGGAAATCGGCGGGACTTTCTACGGACGGCAGTTCTGGGGCAGCCACGTCAATCCTGCGAGCAAGCACATGCTCCTCGCCTACGCCTATCAGGAACTGGGCATCCAGCGGGTGGCGTTCCGCTGCGACGCGCGCAACACTCGCAGCGCGACGGCGATTCAACGGCTCGGTGCCCGGTTCGAGGGGGTGCTCCGCGGCCACCGCGCGGCGCCCGACGGAGGCCGTGCGGACACCGCCGTGTTCTCGATCCTCGCGGACGAGTGGCCGCAAGTCCGCGAAGATCTCCGGCGCCGCCTCGCCCCGTTCGCCGTCGGCGCCGACCGTGCGTTCGGCACGTTCGCCGCCTAG
- a CDS encoding adenine phosphoribosyltransferase, which yields MNLSEPNQTKSAQPVDQLISSLCATIPDYPKPGISFKDLTPVFADGPALAAVVEALVEPFKGQFDAVAGVEARGFLLAAAAAYATGTGVITVRKAGKLPRAVVSEDYALEYGTATLELHTTDLAPGSRVLILDDVLATGGTLGAAARLFERCGIHVAGVGVVMELDDLGGRAALASHNVRSLLRL from the coding sequence GTGAATCTAAGCGAGCCAAACCAGACCAAATCAGCGCAACCGGTGGATCAACTGATCAGCAGCCTGTGTGCCACCATCCCGGACTATCCCAAACCCGGCATCAGCTTCAAGGATCTGACCCCGGTGTTCGCCGACGGGCCTGCCCTGGCGGCCGTGGTCGAGGCCCTCGTCGAACCTTTCAAGGGCCAGTTCGACGCCGTCGCCGGGGTCGAAGCCCGCGGGTTCCTGCTCGCGGCCGCCGCCGCGTACGCCACCGGTACCGGTGTGATCACGGTCCGGAAGGCCGGGAAGCTGCCGCGCGCCGTCGTCTCCGAGGACTACGCCCTGGAATACGGCACCGCCACCCTCGAACTGCACACGACCGATCTCGCGCCCGGGAGCCGGGTGCTGATTCTCGACGACGTACTCGCCACCGGCGGCACGCTCGGCGCCGCGGCACGGCTGTTCGAACGCTGCGGCATTCACGTGGCCGGCGTCGGCGTGGTCATGGAACTGGACGATCTCGGCGGCCGTGCGGCCCTGGCCAGCCATAACGTCCGTTCCCTGCTGCGGCTGTAA
- a CDS encoding AAA family ATPase: MHDADLAHERDYVAGLYARLDELRAEKRTQLAQVRRAGAVGTMQNVSERDAFAALYEDRLAQLDAVDDRLVFGRLDLDSGEAQYIGRIGLTTEDLQRLMVDWRAPEAGHFYQATAFDRQGVRRRRHLILQGREVKAIEDDVLDADMLADSDSLQGEGALLAALNSKRTGRMSDIVGTIQSEQDRIIRSSISGALVVQGGPGTGKTAVALHRAAYLLYTHRDRLKSAGVLLVGPTSSFMKYIERVLPSLGETGVVMASLGRLMPGITAVAELDSAVAAIKGRLDMAEVVANAVANRQRIPAGNRILEVDGRKLVLTPRQVRRAKERARATGKPHNEARVSFVKILLRELTEQMTELVEAGNIGNNADRSYLAEDVRSARDVRIALNLCWMPMTPEKLVGELLSKPAILEACTPNLSPEERALLLRPAGSPWTESDVPLLDEAAELLGELDAAAGRGLAQQEQDRARDLANAKQTLVNMETAGVDVLVTAEDLVDQNQERETRLTAAERATTDRTWAFGHIVVDEAQELSPMQWRLLVRRCPLKSFTIVGDIAQTSSVAGANSWHSALGPMFGDRWQLEELTVNYRTPSQIAEAAARMANAAGLVVSAPKAVREGRWSPVIDRVGTGEIVSKLVEVLPEELDAIEGGLLAVIADGELLPEASAALRAVYGHRVGSGAGSYAQDIVVISPREAKGLEFDGVVVLEPTAMLNHEHGRVGDLYVAMTRPTQRLRLIAAAGVPAGIEE; encoded by the coding sequence ATGCACGACGCTGATTTGGCCCATGAACGCGACTATGTGGCCGGACTTTACGCCCGGCTCGATGAGTTGCGGGCAGAAAAGCGCACCCAGCTGGCCCAGGTGCGACGTGCCGGTGCGGTGGGCACCATGCAGAACGTCTCCGAGCGCGATGCCTTCGCGGCACTGTACGAGGACCGCCTCGCCCAGCTCGACGCCGTCGACGACCGGCTCGTGTTCGGCCGCCTGGACCTGGACTCCGGTGAGGCCCAATACATCGGCCGCATCGGCCTGACCACCGAGGACCTGCAGCGGCTCATGGTCGACTGGCGGGCGCCCGAGGCCGGCCACTTCTACCAGGCCACGGCCTTCGACCGGCAGGGTGTCCGCCGCCGCCGTCACCTGATTCTGCAGGGCCGCGAGGTCAAGGCGATCGAAGACGACGTGCTCGACGCCGACATGCTCGCCGACAGTGATTCGCTCCAGGGCGAAGGCGCGCTGCTGGCTGCCCTGAACTCCAAGCGGACCGGCCGGATGTCAGACATCGTCGGCACCATCCAGTCCGAGCAGGACCGGATCATCCGTTCCTCCATTTCCGGTGCACTCGTGGTCCAGGGCGGGCCGGGCACCGGCAAGACCGCCGTCGCACTGCACCGCGCCGCTTACCTGCTGTACACGCACCGGGACCGGCTCAAGAGCGCCGGCGTCCTGCTGGTGGGACCGACCTCGTCCTTCATGAAGTACATCGAACGCGTGCTGCCCTCGCTTGGCGAGACCGGCGTCGTCATGGCGAGCTTGGGCCGGCTCATGCCCGGCATCACCGCCGTCGCCGAACTGGACTCCGCCGTTGCCGCCATCAAGGGCCGGCTGGACATGGCCGAGGTGGTGGCCAACGCCGTGGCCAACCGGCAGCGCATCCCGGCCGGAAACCGGATCCTGGAGGTCGACGGCCGCAAGCTCGTCCTCACCCCCCGGCAGGTCCGCCGCGCCAAGGAACGGGCGCGCGCCACGGGCAAGCCGCATAACGAGGCCCGCGTCTCGTTCGTCAAGATCCTGCTCCGCGAACTGACGGAGCAGATGACGGAGCTCGTGGAGGCCGGGAACATCGGCAACAATGCCGACCGCTCCTACCTGGCGGAGGACGTCCGCTCCGCCCGCGATGTCCGGATCGCCCTGAACCTGTGCTGGATGCCGATGACCCCGGAAAAGCTCGTGGGGGAGCTGCTGAGCAAGCCGGCCATCCTCGAGGCGTGCACGCCGAACCTCAGCCCGGAGGAGCGTGCGTTGCTGCTCCGTCCCGCCGGTTCGCCCTGGACCGAGTCGGACGTTCCGCTGCTCGACGAGGCCGCCGAACTGCTTGGCGAGCTTGATGCCGCCGCCGGACGCGGACTCGCGCAGCAGGAACAGGACCGTGCCCGTGACCTGGCCAACGCCAAGCAGACCCTGGTCAACATGGAGACCGCCGGCGTGGACGTCCTCGTCACGGCCGAAGACCTCGTGGACCAGAACCAGGAGCGTGAGACGCGGCTGACCGCTGCCGAACGCGCCACTACGGACCGCACTTGGGCCTTCGGGCACATCGTCGTGGACGAAGCGCAGGAGTTGTCACCCATGCAGTGGCGGCTGCTGGTCCGCCGCTGCCCGCTGAAGTCGTTCACGATCGTCGGCGACATCGCCCAGACGAGTTCCGTCGCCGGCGCCAACTCCTGGCACAGCGCACTGGGCCCCATGTTCGGCGACCGCTGGCAGCTCGAGGAACTGACCGTCAACTACCGCACGCCGTCCCAGATCGCCGAGGCCGCTGCCCGGATGGCCAACGCGGCCGGACTGGTGGTCTCGGCGCCCAAGGCCGTCAGGGAGGGGCGCTGGTCTCCGGTCATCGACCGTGTCGGCACAGGCGAGATCGTCAGCAAGCTCGTCGAGGTGCTGCCGGAGGAACTGGACGCCATCGAGGGCGGCCTTCTGGCGGTCATCGCCGATGGTGAGCTTCTCCCCGAGGCCAGCGCGGCACTGCGGGCCGTATACGGCCACCGCGTCGGTTCCGGTGCGGGCAGCTATGCGCAGGACATCGTGGTGATCAGCCCCCGCGAGGCCAAGGGACTGGAATTCGACGGCGTCGTGGTCCTGGAGCCGACGGCCATGCTCAACCACGAGCACGGCCGGGTGGGTGACCTGTATGTGGCCATGACCAGGCCCACGCAACGTCTGAGGCTCATCGCCGCCGCCGGGGTCCCGGCCGGCATCGAGGAGTAG